One Deltaproteobacteria bacterium genomic region harbors:
- the pheT gene encoding phenylalanine--tRNA ligase subunit beta produces MKIVHGWLQQLVDGELPEANALAELLTNVGLEVEEIERPGEGLRGMIVGEVLSVERHPDADKLSVCQVSDGSGTQTVVCGAPNVRAGMRVAFATPGVTLPGGLEIGARKVRGVPSAGMLCSAKELGLGDDHSGIMDLAADAKIGGSLAAALGMDDVVYTLGITPNRPDALSHLGVARDVAAVLGVPLLSPSSVVPEAGQGAAELTRIEIEAPEGCRRYAARIIEGLKMGPSPAWMQARLQLCGVRPISNVVDVTNYVLMELGHPLHAFDLDHLHEERIRVRWAGEGERFTTLDGVERVLDPADLLIGDADRGVALAGVMGGELSEVRDSTTRVLLESAHFEATVIRRTARRHGLHTEASHRFERGADPLMVPVAADRAAALFAELAGGEVAPGLVDTQARPYELQRVTLRHGRVEQVLGTPVSLERQHEILGRLGFEFAETKEDRTELLAPSFRTEMSREIDLIEEIARIEGYGIIPSLLPPQDRPMAAIEAHDPTSAVLRRLREAALAADASEVVNYSFLAPELVAALDGARQPIRITNPLSSEQSVMRTMVSQSLLTNLLLNRRFLAERVRLFELGRAYLPASAPGESTREPERFAVLFWGPRSERGWSVEEAASDFYDLKGVLEAAARLLAVARLEVVAAAEAHPWLHPRTAASVLLGGEAIGWMGELHPRIAGELDLPRGVMLLEVDVKPLAAAAHLLASAPSLPRFPPLLRDLAVVVDEALPAASLLALLRAPLPAAEELGVRIEDVRLFDVYAGEQVGEGKRSLAFSLKFLAPDRTLKDEEADALQAALLERLQAEAGALLRG; encoded by the coding sequence ATGAAGATCGTCCACGGCTGGTTGCAGCAGCTCGTCGACGGCGAGCTGCCGGAGGCCAACGCGCTCGCCGAGCTCCTCACCAACGTCGGGCTCGAGGTCGAGGAGATCGAGCGCCCGGGCGAGGGCCTGCGCGGGATGATCGTCGGCGAGGTCCTCTCGGTCGAGAGGCACCCCGACGCCGACAAGCTCTCGGTCTGTCAGGTGAGCGACGGCTCCGGAACCCAGACCGTCGTCTGCGGCGCGCCCAACGTGCGGGCCGGGATGCGGGTCGCCTTCGCGACCCCCGGCGTGACCCTCCCCGGCGGCCTGGAGATCGGCGCCCGCAAGGTGCGGGGCGTGCCCTCGGCGGGCATGCTCTGCTCGGCGAAGGAGCTCGGCCTCGGCGACGATCACAGCGGCATCATGGATCTGGCCGCCGACGCGAAGATCGGCGGCTCCCTGGCCGCCGCCCTGGGGATGGACGACGTCGTCTACACCCTGGGCATCACGCCGAACCGCCCCGACGCGCTCTCCCACCTGGGCGTGGCGCGCGACGTGGCCGCGGTGCTGGGCGTCCCGCTGCTCTCGCCGAGCTCGGTGGTCCCCGAGGCGGGGCAGGGCGCCGCGGAGCTGACCCGGATCGAGATCGAGGCCCCCGAGGGCTGCCGGCGCTACGCCGCCCGGATCATCGAGGGCTTGAAGATGGGCCCCTCGCCGGCCTGGATGCAGGCCCGCCTGCAGCTCTGCGGCGTGCGCCCGATCTCCAACGTCGTCGACGTGACGAACTACGTCCTGATGGAGCTCGGCCACCCGCTCCACGCCTTCGATCTGGATCACCTCCACGAGGAGCGGATCCGGGTGCGCTGGGCCGGGGAGGGGGAGCGCTTCACCACCCTCGACGGAGTCGAGCGGGTGCTCGATCCGGCCGACCTCCTCATCGGCGACGCCGATCGGGGGGTCGCCCTGGCCGGCGTGATGGGCGGCGAGCTCTCCGAGGTGCGGGACAGCACGACCCGGGTGCTCCTCGAGAGCGCCCACTTCGAGGCGACGGTCATCCGCCGCACGGCCCGCCGCCACGGGCTTCACACCGAGGCCTCCCACCGCTTCGAGCGGGGCGCCGATCCCCTCATGGTGCCGGTCGCCGCCGACCGCGCCGCGGCCCTCTTCGCCGAGCTGGCCGGGGGCGAGGTCGCTCCGGGGCTGGTGGACACCCAGGCCCGGCCCTACGAGCTGCAGCGGGTCACCCTGCGGCACGGGCGCGTGGAGCAGGTGCTGGGGACCCCCGTGAGCCTCGAGCGGCAGCACGAGATCCTCGGCCGCCTCGGCTTCGAGTTCGCCGAGACGAAGGAGGACCGCACCGAGCTGCTCGCGCCCTCCTTCCGCACGGAGATGTCGCGGGAGATCGACCTGATCGAGGAGATCGCCCGCATCGAGGGCTACGGCATCATCCCCTCGCTCCTGCCCCCGCAGGATCGGCCGATGGCGGCCATCGAGGCGCACGATCCCACCTCCGCCGTGCTGCGGCGGCTGCGGGAGGCAGCCCTGGCCGCCGACGCCAGCGAGGTGGTGAACTACAGCTTCCTCGCGCCCGAGCTGGTCGCGGCCCTCGACGGCGCCCGGCAGCCGATCCGGATCACCAACCCCCTCTCCAGCGAGCAGTCGGTGATGCGGACCATGGTGAGCCAGAGCCTGCTGACCAACCTGCTCCTCAACCGGCGCTTCCTCGCCGAGCGGGTCCGCCTCTTCGAGCTGGGCCGCGCCTACCTGCCCGCGAGCGCCCCCGGCGAGAGCACCCGCGAGCCCGAGCGCTTCGCCGTCCTCTTCTGGGGGCCGCGATCCGAGCGCGGCTGGTCGGTGGAGGAGGCCGCCAGCGACTTCTACGACCTCAAGGGCGTCCTCGAGGCCGCCGCCCGGCTGCTCGCCGTGGCCAGGCTCGAGGTCGTCGCCGCCGCCGAGGCCCACCCCTGGCTCCACCCCCGCACCGCCGCCAGCGTCCTGCTGGGGGGCGAGGCCATCGGCTGGATGGGAGAGCTCCATCCGCGCATCGCGGGTGAGCTGGATCTGCCCCGGGGCGTCATGCTGCTCGAGGTCGACGTGAAGCCGCTCGCCGCGGCCGCGCACCTCCTGGCCAGCGCACCCTCCCTGCCGCGCTTCCCTCCGCTGCTGCGGGATCTCGCGGTGGTGGTGGACGAGGCCCTCCCGGCCGCCTCCCTCCTCGCGCTCCTGCGGGCGCCCCTGCCCGCGGCCGAGGAGCTCGGGGTGCGGATCGAGGACGTGCGCCTCTTCGACGTCTACGCCGGCGAGCAGGTCGGGGAGGGGAAGCGCTCCCTGGCCTTCTCCCTCAAGTTCCTCGCCCCCGATCGCACCCTGAAGGACGAGGAGGCCGACGCCCTGCAGGCAGCCCTCCTCGAGCGGCTGCAGGCCGAGGCCGGCGCCCTCCTGCGGGGCTGA
- the pheS gene encoding phenylalanine--tRNA ligase subunit alpha translates to MSGEGSPERLIGDLEDAERRAGEELARSLAEARPLEAVESVRVGYLGKKGEVSKILKAMGKLSAEARPQVGQVANRVRDAITAAVESAKDDARRRMLEAEVAGPPIDVTLPGRPVHTGARHPVMSTMEDLVEVFRRMGFQVADGPEIEGDFYNFEALGIPADHPARDMQDTLFVDEAHPAAALTAGGGRGPEPGKVLLRTHTSPVQVRTMLRHPPPIRVICPGKVYRRDSDVTHTPMFHQIEGLWVEEGITMAHLKGTLERFARVFFGEETRIRLRPSYFQFTEPSAEVDVTCTLCEGKGCRTCSDTGWLEILGAGMVDPGVFAHVGYDPEKVSGFAFGMGVDRIALLRHRVEDLRLLFDNDLRFLGSFAR, encoded by the coding sequence ATGTCGGGTGAGGGCTCCCCGGAGCGGCTCATCGGGGATCTGGAAGACGCCGAGCGGCGCGCCGGCGAGGAGCTGGCGCGCTCGCTCGCCGAGGCGAGGCCTCTCGAGGCGGTCGAGTCCGTCCGGGTGGGCTACCTCGGCAAGAAGGGCGAGGTCAGCAAGATCCTCAAGGCCATGGGGAAGCTCTCGGCCGAGGCCCGGCCCCAGGTGGGGCAGGTGGCCAACCGGGTCCGGGATGCCATCACGGCCGCGGTCGAGTCCGCCAAGGACGACGCCCGCCGCCGGATGCTCGAGGCCGAGGTCGCGGGCCCGCCCATCGACGTGACCCTGCCCGGGCGGCCGGTCCACACCGGCGCTCGGCACCCCGTCATGAGCACGATGGAGGACCTCGTCGAGGTCTTCCGGCGGATGGGCTTCCAGGTCGCCGACGGCCCCGAGATCGAGGGCGACTTCTACAACTTCGAGGCCCTGGGCATCCCGGCGGATCACCCCGCCCGGGACATGCAGGACACCCTCTTCGTGGACGAGGCCCACCCCGCCGCGGCCCTGACGGCCGGAGGCGGCCGGGGCCCCGAGCCCGGGAAGGTGCTGCTGCGGACCCACACCTCGCCGGTGCAGGTCCGCACCATGCTCCGGCACCCGCCGCCGATCCGGGTCATCTGCCCCGGCAAGGTCTACCGGCGGGACTCGGACGTCACCCACACCCCGATGTTCCACCAGATCGAGGGGCTCTGGGTGGAGGAGGGCATCACCATGGCCCACCTCAAGGGGACCCTCGAGCGCTTCGCCCGGGTCTTCTTCGGGGAGGAGACACGCATCCGCCTGCGCCCCTCCTACTTCCAGTTCACCGAGCCCTCGGCCGAGGTCGACGTGACCTGCACCCTCTGCGAGGGCAAGGGCTGCCGCACCTGCTCGGACACCGGCTGGCTCGAGATCCTCGGGGCAGGCATGGTCGACCCCGGCGTCTTCGCCCACGTGGGCTACGACCCGGAGAAGGTCAGCGGCTTCGCCTTCGGCATGGGCGTCGATCGCATCGCGCTCCTGCGCCACCGGGTCGAGGACCTCCGGCTCCTCTTCGACAACGACCTGCGCTTCCTGGGGAGCTTCGCCCGATGA
- the rplT gene encoding 50S ribosomal protein L20 — MRVKSAGAQRRQRRKRILKNAEGFRGRRKNTIRRGQEAVDKARENATRDRKQRKRHFRALWIARINAAARQNGTTYSRLIAGLKHAGIEVDRKVMAEIAYHDAEGFAAIVAAANLEQ, encoded by the coding sequence ATGAGAGTCAAGAGCGCAGGAGCTCAGCGGCGGCAGCGTCGCAAGCGGATTCTGAAGAACGCCGAGGGCTTCCGGGGTCGCCGGAAGAACACCATCCGGCGTGGCCAGGAAGCGGTCGACAAGGCCCGCGAGAACGCCACCCGGGATCGGAAGCAGCGCAAGCGCCACTTCCGCGCCCTCTGGATCGCCCGGATCAACGCCGCGGCCCGCCAGAACGGCACCACCTACAGCCGCCTCATCGCCGGCCTCAAGCATGCCGGCATCGAGGTCGACCGCAAGGTGATGGCCGAGATCGCCTACCACGACGCCGAGGGCTTCGCCGCGATCGTGGCGGCCGCCAACCTCGAGCAGTAG
- the rpmI gene encoding 50S ribosomal protein L35: MSKLKSNRGAAKRFKIRKSGKVKFKHAHTRHMLTFSKSQKQKRNLRGTSTMADPDAKRVRKELLPYG, encoded by the coding sequence ATGTCGAAGTTGAAGTCGAACCGGGGAGCCGCGAAGCGGTTCAAGATCCGGAAGTCGGGCAAGGTGAAGTTCAAGCATGCGCACACCCGTCACATGCTGACCTTCTCCAAGTCCCAGAAGCAGAAGCGGAACCTTCGTGGGACCTCCACGATGGCCGATCCGGACGCCAAGCGCGTCCGCAAGGAGCTGCTCCCCTACGGTTAG
- the thrS gene encoding threonine--tRNA ligase: protein MSSEVKVSLPDGSQKQVAAGTPVSEFIREQIGEGLLRAALGASLDGVEVDLGAPIEKDSALKIFTSRDEEGLMRLRHSAAHILASAVQRLFPGAVFDDGPATEMGFFYDIGGVDPFTPEDLERIEEECKKLLKEGAPFVKRSCGREEALKWVEETGQRYKAAIIERLPEDAEISFYKHGEFEDMCRGPHLSDTGKIKAFKVLSVAGAYQGGQEGNEQLQRIYGTAFTDKKELKAHLERLEEAKKRDHRKLGKELDLFSVDEKVGGGLILWHPNGALIRKQIEDLWRDEHLAAGYDLVYSPHVGRATLWETSGHLDFYKEGMYPEMELEGQSFYAKPMNCPFHMMIYKHGHRSYRELPLKFAELGTVYRYERSGTLHGLMRVRGFTQDDAHLFVAPENLEEQVVDVVNFCLQILRTFGFSEFEAYVSTMPEKAVGEPEEWDRATKALEKAATAAGLDYKIDEGGGAFYGPKIDLKLKDAIGRTWQCSTVQFDFNLPERFDLEFVGSDNAAHRPYVIHRALLGSIERFVGVLTEHHAGAFPFWLSPVQVGIVTIADRHLEAALALAADLKAAGIRVKVDEASDKMNAKIRRFSLQKVPAVLVLGDKEVEEGGASLRLRGGADEGFLAREALVERLAAAARRPKLGESAPELP, encoded by the coding sequence ATGAGCAGCGAAGTGAAGGTCTCCCTCCCAGACGGCAGCCAGAAGCAGGTCGCCGCCGGCACCCCGGTGTCCGAGTTTATCCGGGAGCAGATCGGCGAGGGTCTCCTGCGCGCGGCGCTCGGCGCTTCCCTGGACGGGGTCGAGGTCGACCTCGGCGCGCCCATCGAGAAGGACAGCGCCCTGAAGATCTTCACCTCCCGGGACGAGGAGGGCCTGATGCGGCTGCGCCACTCGGCGGCCCACATCCTCGCCTCGGCGGTGCAGCGCCTCTTCCCCGGCGCGGTCTTCGACGACGGCCCGGCCACCGAGATGGGCTTCTTCTACGACATCGGCGGCGTGGATCCCTTCACCCCCGAGGACCTCGAGAGGATCGAGGAGGAGTGCAAGAAGCTCCTCAAGGAGGGCGCGCCCTTCGTGAAGCGCTCTTGCGGCCGCGAGGAGGCCCTGAAGTGGGTCGAGGAGACGGGCCAGCGCTACAAGGCCGCGATCATCGAGCGCCTCCCCGAGGACGCCGAGATCTCCTTCTACAAGCACGGCGAGTTCGAGGACATGTGCCGGGGCCCGCACCTCTCCGACACCGGCAAGATCAAGGCCTTCAAGGTGCTCTCGGTGGCCGGCGCCTACCAGGGCGGCCAGGAGGGCAACGAGCAGCTCCAGCGGATCTACGGCACCGCCTTCACCGACAAGAAGGAGCTCAAGGCCCACCTCGAGCGCCTCGAGGAGGCGAAGAAGCGCGACCACCGCAAGCTGGGCAAGGAGCTCGACCTCTTCTCGGTGGACGAGAAGGTCGGCGGCGGCCTCATCCTCTGGCATCCGAACGGCGCCCTGATCCGCAAGCAGATCGAGGATCTCTGGCGGGACGAGCACCTCGCGGCCGGTTACGACCTCGTCTACTCCCCCCACGTCGGCCGGGCGACCCTCTGGGAGACCAGCGGTCACCTCGACTTCTACAAGGAGGGGATGTACCCGGAGATGGAGCTGGAAGGGCAGAGCTTCTACGCGAAGCCGATGAACTGCCCCTTCCACATGATGATCTACAAGCACGGGCACCGCAGCTACCGCGAGCTCCCCCTGAAGTTCGCCGAGCTCGGGACGGTCTACCGCTACGAGCGCAGCGGCACCCTCCACGGCCTGATGCGGGTCCGCGGCTTCACCCAGGACGACGCCCACCTCTTCGTGGCCCCCGAGAACCTCGAGGAGCAGGTCGTCGACGTGGTGAACTTCTGCCTCCAGATCCTGCGCACCTTCGGCTTCAGCGAGTTCGAGGCCTACGTCTCGACCATGCCCGAGAAGGCCGTCGGTGAGCCCGAGGAATGGGACCGGGCCACGAAGGCCCTGGAGAAGGCCGCCACCGCGGCGGGGCTCGACTACAAGATCGACGAGGGCGGCGGCGCCTTCTACGGCCCGAAGATCGATCTGAAGCTCAAGGATGCCATCGGGCGGACCTGGCAGTGCTCGACGGTGCAGTTCGACTTCAACCTCCCCGAGCGCTTCGACCTGGAGTTTGTGGGGAGCGACAACGCCGCGCACCGCCCCTACGTCATCCACCGGGCCCTGCTGGGCTCCATCGAGCGCTTCGTGGGCGTGCTCACCGAGCACCACGCCGGGGCCTTCCCCTTCTGGCTCTCTCCGGTGCAGGTCGGGATCGTCACCATCGCCGACCGCCACCTCGAGGCCGCCCTGGCCCTGGCCGCCGACCTGAAGGCCGCCGGGATCCGGGTGAAGGTCGATGAGGCCTCCGACAAGATGAACGCCAAGATCCGGCGCTTCTCGCTCCAGAAGGTGCCGGCGGTGCTGGTCCTGGGCGACAAGGAGGTCGAGGAGGGCGGGGCCAGCTTGCGCCTGCGGGGTGGGGCGGACGAGGGCTTCCTCGCCCGAGAGGCCCTGGTCGAGCGCCTCGCGGCCGCCGCCCGGCGCCCGAAACTGGGGGAATCTGCCCCGGAGTTGCCCTGA
- a CDS encoding metallophosphoesterase has translation MRKVKLVVSDFHLGTGRYRADGTRNYLEDFFFDEKFVEFLEFHRTGEFHDAEVELVINGDFFNLLQLNEVARQEDLFTEEVCRELLRRVLDGHRKLFDALERFASVPRRSIAFVMGNHDPGLLFDSVQALLRERLGERVSFHLDHLRFDAVHIEHGHRWDVLNDFDASRLFLTRGLPEPVVNLPWGAHYLIHVMAVEKAQRPYIDKVTPFRRFLRWAVWNDTRWLLRLVRRSFAFLLHSIFTPKAHRRFRFLELAGKILRYSASPSLEREAAQLLEAQQCEIVVFGHTHHALFREYPGGRTYLNTGTWNHVTSLEIEHLGRQVKLTYALLEWSERHERWDPHLREWKGYHREVEELHR, from the coding sequence GTGCGCAAGGTCAAGCTCGTCGTCTCGGACTTCCACCTCGGCACGGGCCGCTACCGGGCCGACGGCACCCGCAACTACCTCGAGGACTTCTTCTTCGACGAGAAGTTCGTCGAGTTCCTCGAGTTCCACCGCACCGGCGAGTTCCACGACGCCGAGGTGGAGCTGGTGATCAACGGCGACTTCTTCAACCTGCTGCAGCTCAACGAGGTGGCCCGCCAGGAGGACCTCTTCACCGAGGAGGTCTGCCGGGAGCTGCTGCGGCGGGTGCTGGACGGCCACCGCAAGCTCTTCGACGCCCTCGAGCGCTTCGCCAGCGTGCCGCGCCGCTCCATCGCCTTCGTGATGGGCAACCACGATCCGGGCCTCCTCTTCGACTCGGTGCAGGCGCTGCTGCGCGAGCGGCTGGGGGAGCGGGTGAGCTTCCACCTCGACCACCTGCGCTTCGACGCGGTCCACATCGAGCACGGCCACCGCTGGGACGTCCTCAACGACTTCGACGCCAGCCGCCTCTTCCTCACCCGTGGGCTCCCCGAGCCGGTCGTGAACCTGCCCTGGGGCGCGCACTACCTGATCCACGTGATGGCCGTGGAGAAGGCCCAGCGCCCCTACATCGACAAGGTGACCCCCTTCCGGCGCTTCCTGCGCTGGGCCGTCTGGAACGACACCCGCTGGCTGCTGCGGCTGGTCCGGCGCTCCTTCGCCTTCCTCCTGCACTCGATCTTCACGCCCAAGGCCCACCGGCGCTTCCGCTTCCTCGAGCTGGCCGGGAAGATCCTGCGCTACAGCGCCTCGCCCAGCCTGGAGCGGGAGGCGGCGCAGCTCCTCGAGGCGCAGCAGTGCGAGATCGTGGTCTTCGGCCACACCCACCACGCCCTCTTCCGGGAGTACCCCGGGGGGCGCACCTACCTGAACACCGGCACCTGGAACCACGTCACCAGCCTCGAGATCGAGCACCTGGGGCGGCAGGTGAAGCTGACCTACGCCCTGCTGGAGTGGAGCGAGCGCCACGAGCGCTGGGATCCGCACCTGCGGGAGTGGAAGGGCTACCACCGTGAGGTCGAAGAGCTGCATCGCTAG
- a CDS encoding AI-2E family transporter, producing the protein MTKKKVRRAEVKAEEAPVEVKAEEAPGAEGQAADAEADAEAEADAGVEGPREDPAVFLGLKRRMLWGLGVLAALAALVYLASLVRSVAVPLLVAFIIAYLLDPVVDRFEARKVPRTSAIVILLASFLTVLALLTLLIIPQVVAEFGQVPGKVSLLLTRADPYLQEQLGLELPASLRELVTNTVGQLQSTELKGLAAPVGRVLQGLFGGTVSLLASLAGLLMIPVFAFYLLRDFDLIVARIRELLPAAYREPVSARFRDIDGAMSAFVRGQLTVSSILALLYTVGFWAVGLPLATLVGISAGLGNIVPYLGTAVGLILATSLAILDWHGWGPFLAVYAVFGVVQFLEGWVITPKIVGDSVGLSPFVIIVAVLVFGELFGFFGVLVAVPLAAILKILLKVVLDFYRESEFYREA; encoded by the coding sequence GTGACGAAGAAGAAGGTTCGCAGGGCCGAGGTGAAGGCCGAGGAAGCCCCGGTCGAGGTGAAGGCCGAGGAGGCTCCGGGCGCGGAGGGGCAGGCGGCGGACGCCGAGGCGGATGCTGAGGCTGAGGCGGATGCTGGGGTCGAAGGGCCGCGGGAGGATCCGGCGGTCTTCCTGGGGCTGAAGCGGAGGATGCTCTGGGGGCTCGGGGTCCTGGCGGCGCTGGCCGCGCTGGTCTACCTCGCCTCCCTGGTGCGCTCGGTGGCGGTGCCCCTGCTGGTGGCGTTCATCATCGCCTACCTCCTGGATCCGGTCGTGGACCGCTTCGAGGCACGCAAGGTGCCCCGCACCTCGGCCATCGTGATCCTCCTGGCCTCCTTCCTGACGGTCCTGGCCCTCCTGACCCTGCTCATCATCCCCCAGGTGGTCGCCGAGTTCGGCCAGGTGCCGGGGAAGGTGAGCCTGCTCTTGACCCGGGCCGATCCCTACCTGCAGGAGCAGCTCGGCCTCGAGCTGCCCGCCAGCCTGCGGGAGCTGGTGACCAACACGGTGGGGCAGCTCCAGTCCACCGAGCTCAAGGGCCTGGCGGCGCCGGTCGGGCGCGTCCTCCAGGGGCTCTTCGGGGGCACGGTCAGCCTGCTGGCCTCCCTGGCCGGGCTGCTCATGATCCCGGTCTTCGCCTTCTACCTGCTGCGGGACTTCGACCTCATCGTGGCCCGGATCCGCGAGCTGCTCCCGGCCGCCTACCGCGAGCCGGTCTCGGCCCGCTTCCGGGACATCGACGGGGCGATGAGCGCCTTCGTCCGGGGCCAGCTCACGGTCTCCTCGATCCTGGCCCTGCTCTACACCGTCGGCTTCTGGGCGGTGGGGCTGCCGCTGGCCACCCTGGTGGGGATCTCGGCCGGCCTGGGGAACATCGTCCCCTACCTGGGGACCGCCGTCGGGTTGATCCTCGCCACCTCGCTGGCCATCCTCGACTGGCACGGCTGGGGCCCCTTCCTGGCGGTCTACGCCGTCTTCGGGGTGGTGCAGTTCCTCGAGGGCTGGGTGATCACGCCTAAGATCGTAGGCGACTCGGTGGGCCTCTCGCCCTTCGTGATCATCGTGGCGGTGCTGGTCTTCGGGGAGCTCTTCGGCTTCTTCGGCGTCCTGGTGGCGGTGCCCCTGGCCGCGATCCTCAAGATCCTCCTGAAGGTGGTGCTCGACTTCTACCGGGAGTCCGAGTTCTACCGCGAGGCCTGA
- a CDS encoding FecR family protein: MKARIDSRHIALLVGAISLATLASVSITSAFAADEPAAAPAVEAAGEVTFREGRAFRYFGKDQKKALKKGESVFAGDKVKTIGNSKLEIKLGDGSMVRLGPKSEATIKEAAFIDGGRKVSVGLSLGKAWTKVTKAFGADSKYEITTDNAVAGVRGTTFRVNANKDKSTLVRVYNGAVAVAGMRPMYQTHETGEKRQEVAGPQQVSKDQWEKLVGEMMSIKIGANGLPAEPEEFAAADEAKSAEAAWVAWNQKRDAALAGE, from the coding sequence ATGAAGGCTCGAATCGACAGCCGCCATATCGCGCTCCTCGTGGGTGCGATCTCTCTCGCCACTCTGGCCTCGGTGAGCATCACCTCGGCCTTCGCGGCCGACGAGCCGGCGGCGGCTCCGGCGGTCGAGGCCGCGGGTGAGGTCACCTTCCGGGAGGGCCGCGCCTTCCGCTACTTCGGCAAGGACCAGAAGAAGGCCCTCAAGAAGGGCGAGTCGGTCTTCGCCGGCGACAAGGTGAAGACCATCGGGAACTCCAAGCTCGAGATCAAGCTGGGCGACGGCTCGATGGTGCGCCTCGGCCCCAAGAGCGAGGCGACCATCAAGGAGGCCGCCTTCATCGACGGCGGCCGCAAGGTCTCGGTGGGGCTCTCCCTCGGCAAGGCCTGGACCAAGGTGACCAAGGCCTTCGGGGCGGACAGCAAGTACGAGATCACCACCGACAACGCCGTGGCCGGCGTCCGGGGCACGACCTTCCGGGTCAACGCCAACAAGGACAAGTCGACCCTCGTGCGGGTCTACAACGGCGCGGTGGCCGTCGCCGGCATGCGGCCGATGTACCAGACCCACGAGACGGGCGAGAAGCGGCAGGAGGTCGCCGGTCCCCAGCAGGTCTCGAAGGACCAGTGGGAGAAGCTGGTGGGCGAGATGATGTCCATCAAGATCGGCGCCAACGGCCTGCCCGCCGAGCCCGAGGAGTTCGCCGCGGCCGACGAGGCGAAGTCCGCCGAGGCCGCGTGGGTCGCCTGGAACCAGAAGCGCGACGCGGCGCTGGCTGGCGAGTAG
- a CDS encoding PEGA domain-containing protein, which yields MSRLPILLLGGLGLLGGLGGCAGAQSPASADPPATPLPVTSGEAAPAALPIEMPAPGRGRIRLAVQPTEAEIELDGVTQGLGSDFIAPAYLELDPGTHRIEVRLTGYETYRAEVHVAADVTETIPVKLRRLPAMPEGSDEKDKETAP from the coding sequence GTGAGCCGATTGCCAATCCTGCTCCTGGGCGGCCTCGGCCTCCTCGGGGGCCTGGGCGGATGTGCGGGAGCGCAGAGCCCCGCCTCGGCTGACCCCCCGGCGACCCCGCTCCCCGTCACCTCCGGGGAGGCCGCCCCGGCGGCCCTCCCCATCGAGATGCCGGCCCCGGGCCGGGGCAGGATCCGCCTGGCGGTGCAGCCCACCGAGGCGGAGATCGAGCTGGACGGGGTGACCCAGGGCCTGGGCTCGGACTTCATCGCGCCCGCCTACCTCGAGCTCGATCCCGGGACCCATCGCATCGAGGTTCGCCTGACCGGTTACGAGACCTACCGCGCGGAGGTGCACGTCGCTGCCGACGTGACCGAAACCATTCCCGTGAAGCTCCGGCGTCTTCCGGCGATGCCCGAGGGATCGGACGAAAAGGACAAGGAGACAGCCCCATGA
- a CDS encoding PilZ domain-containing protein — protein MIAAEKTWSEERTRRQQRAPLDIFLNKIVGDEPFMCRTRNISIGGIYLRSLIEPALEGKEVHLEFALPGSREVIWASGEIVREVGEDGREGSGIRFTAMPERYRTLIAAYVARRRRRRRSLPRAN, from the coding sequence GTGATTGCAGCCGAGAAGACCTGGAGCGAGGAGCGGACGCGACGGCAGCAGCGGGCACCGCTCGACATCTTCCTGAACAAGATCGTCGGTGACGAGCCCTTCATGTGCCGGACCCGGAACATCTCCATCGGAGGCATCTACCTGCGCAGCCTCATCGAGCCGGCGCTCGAGGGCAAGGAGGTGCACCTCGAGTTCGCGCTGCCCGGCAGCCGCGAGGTCATCTGGGCCAGCGGCGAGATCGTGCGAGAGGTGGGGGAGGACGGCCGGGAAGGCTCCGGCATCCGCTTCACCGCCATGCCCGAGCGCTACCGCACCCTGATCGCGGCCTACGTGGCCCGCCGCCGCCGCCGACGGCGGAGCCTCCCGCGCGCGAACTAG